The segment aacagTACGATTCATCTATTTAGTAAATCAAATACAAGTGTCAGGTTCCACCTATAGAAGTGTTAACAGTAAGCTTCTCTTTGTATAAGGTCAGTGCACATCATGTAGAAAGTAGGCATATAACCACAGAGACATACATCCACTATTTCCTTTTATCATGAAAATTGGGGCTGGCAGCAAGTGGATCAAGATTAAAGAAAGTAACTTTTGACTATTTCACTGTCTCATGACTTGAAAAAATGGGCAAAATAATAGGATATTTTGATTTATGCACATCCAGTGAAAATTTTAACCGGTACATTTGAGTTAAATTATCGTAGACGAGTTTGAATCCACTGTAATTGTAAACCTTCACATACTATATAGCACAGATATGTTCATCTCTTTcacatttctttttgtttagaATAAGAACAAAGGATTAACTCGCACGATTCTCTTCTTTTTGCTTAGAGGTACTTTATGGTTGGGTAGAGAAGCACTAGAGTCTTATTCCATGCAGCAGAACTTTAGCAAATTGCCAGTCTGGTAGACAATCATTTCGGCAGCAAGTATTTATGTGTAGAGCCACACCTTTTTTTGAGATAAGACAGGCCAGAGTTCTGTAATGGTTATCTGTCCATTCCATCATGGGGGCAACACTTTTAAATACAAAGGCTTATATACTAAGGAGCTCTTTTTGTTATTCTCTTAAGTAAGAAATATTTAGGGGGCTTATAAACTTTGTAAAGAGAGAAAATTAGACTTCTGTATGCACACAACTGAACCAAGGAGGAGTGTCTCTCTTGAACTTCCATAAAAGAAGTTTGATGACCCACAGATTTCTTCTTCCCTCTTATGAACATTTCCATTGGATAGAAAAGGCATCACACAAGAGGACATGATATATACCACACAGGCGTTTTGAAACATTTACACATACAGATAATTAACTGAATTAATGAATACCTAGATCCACCTACTTCAATATAAACCAAAAATAATACTTCGATCATTATATTAAGGACGAATTACCAGGAAATGGAAAATTGATATACTTGCTCAACTAAACAAAATGGAGAAAGGACCAGAACAAACAGAAATTAGGGAACTCAAAAACGAAACAAGAAAAACTAAGAAGCTTCGCGTTTAGGGTTTTACATGGAAGCAGAGAGATGATGCTGCAGCTACTTCTGAGGAGAATCCAGTGGCCGTTGGAGAAGACAAAACCATAGCTACAACGTTGCCTCTAAATCTTCTCCTCTTAATTCAATTTATTGGTAGGttaatttgaaattcaataatatattatattagtcTTTCTCTAATAAACTCTtcgttcatttcattaagtatttttatttatacgaaattaaaaaaataaagaatatttttgaatctTATGAtcctaaattaattttaatttgtggttttaaatatattacgtaaaaagctgaaattaaaatattactaaaaaaagaaaaaaatcatacttTTTTAAATcgactaaaaatgaaaaaaactcattcttttttaaacagaggaataacataataatgagttataacatacgattataactatagtttgcataattgtattccataacaaacataaatatgcatattttgatgtatatatacaaaagaaagaagttatatataattaatttctattttggtacatatacaaaagatcaattatataatttgtttttatataaagCAAGAAAGAGAAAAGGTAAAAGAGAATTAGATACAGATAATATTTGTATCGGGAATACCCTCAAAATATtggaaatggtataaaattatcctatatccatctattggctccaaaatacccttcataAATTGACAACTTATATAATGGTTTtacatttaaactatttatatatatttttaaatatgtggcactcaactatttgttagtttaatttattagtataatttataaatcaatctacTACATactcattactaattaaaccccaccaaattaataaacccgtcaTATTACTAATGCAACAAAAGGAAAGATACTGCATATGactgtttttaaaaatttaaggcaaaaatttatatagaagtaaattatcatacattcaagtgtctaaataaaaattatcgataaatttaaaagtctaactatgttcatcttaattattcattcaTCTCAactatgtgatgttacttcataaataacttttttttaaaaaaaataatatattaaaggtaaacaaatcataaatatttataaaattatattaaaaaaatgcatgaattaattcgggatgtactacttttttatctttaatcataaatttcgaaTTCAAAGTTGAAAGAGCGTcttattgaaagtgtcctcctaaataagcggctcaacttaaatttaattaggaCTTCGATTCGGACttgaataattttggatgtcattttcaggaatctataatttcgtcGTGTTTTGTAGTGGTTAtgacaattttgatattataattgctTTATTACTTGGGTGGAGTTTAGTTAATAATGAGTGAGTAGTGGgttgatttaaaaattatattaataaattaaattataatcaatagttgaGCGCCCAAgtatattgaaaaatatgtaaacaatttaattttaaagccgttaaataagtgatcaattttgaactcaaaggcGAATGACAaaggtattttggagtcaatagatGGATGAGAAGGACaatttggagccaataggtggatggaagGTGATTTTGTACCAATCCAATACTTCAAGGTAGGGATGTCAAAAATAAACCCATACATATGTAACCCGCCTAACCCGTCCAGAATTTTAAGGGTTGTGCttaagataatttgaattagGTTCAATCTCAACCAATTTAAGCTTAACCCATTTGAAGAGAATTCTCAATTGAGCCcaattcaatctccaatttcaacccgttttaaaactttttaataagATATGCTTCCTATATTGAAGGTATGAATTATAATCTACTTAACATCTTTTAAGATTTATCTATccatttataacttttttaataaaaagttctTGAGcagaaattcaaattgtgattataaaagttaaatatcagtATGTCAAgttattgagattaatcgggtcaaattgggtgggtcaagacccaaccttTCTTTAGCCCATTTGAGCCCAACCCATTTGAACCCAAAGTTAACTTggcgggtcaagacccaacccgatTTCTATTCAACCATTTTAATATTTCCAATTCAACCCAACCCTTTGACACCCCTACTTCGAGGGTAATTTAGGTCCTTTTTcgtatttgtattgtataattataagtatatacaataaagatatatgtatttgcatatgtatatataattttttctcgtTTTACAAACAAACACAATTATACATTTTTGTTTGcataagcgagagaggcgagagagagacCAGCAAGCAAAATTTGAAGAGTGGCGAGTGAAATCTGAGAGAGGGGAGAGAAAAGAGAGAAcgaaaatgtatgtatatacacaATTTTCTCTCTAAATTTACTGTTTTGGATACATTTGATGCCGTAATTCATTACAGTAGGATGATCTTGCACACACCATCAAAATTAATAATCAGGTACCAAAATGAGATAATGTCAAAGCAAACGTGTGCCATCATCTTAATCAGGATTTGAGAATGAatatttcattgttaattttttttacattgtaAAATAATCTAAATTCTAAAAGATGAGCCTTCGAAGACTTGTCTAAGTGCTTTAAACTGGATCAATTTAAAGctaacatatattatatatattatgaaataataaattattaatttaaattaaatgttatattcataatttattttatttgaaattcacagcaaacatttcatttttCGTCATCTGATTCGATATACAATTACTCATTCGATAAGCAAAAGTATAAAAGTGTATTTgcgtttgtataaaacgagagagaaatatatatatacaaatacaaatacatatattttcgttcttatacaattataattatacaaatacagatCTTATTATACAGattacaatatataaataaatttatacaaaactgAACAATTTGTATAAACTTGAATGTTTgtagcaaattatacaaatcaaaaactctatagcaaacataaaaattgttATGGAGCCTAAATATGCAAACTAAACGATAACAtacaattatgatttttatgttcgataatttaaaatctatttttaaacATAGTTTCTCATAGTTTATAATAATTACACAGTTGAAATTTATGGTGAGATAAATCTAAAAATCCTTCTAGTTTGAATTTAGGGACAACTAATAAACAAATACAGTGATACAACCGTGAGTTGTTCCATCACAGATTTACTACTAATTTCAGTATGTTGTATATTTATACaacatgaatttaaaaaaagaagcatCAATGACACAACACATATCTTGTTACTAATAATTAGCCAAACTATCACAAAGTTAAGGTAACTGGGATTACAGTACCTCTATTATGAAAACggagaagggtctaaaatacccttataGTATTAGAATTGGTATAAAAATATCCCTCGTTTATCTTTTGGCCTTAAAATACCCTTGGGGTTAACTTTAGGGACTTATTTTGTCCTTTTGGCTAACAGACTATTAagtcaatatatttaattatttcatttattacgtGGCATCTTATAAttagataaaaatttaattaattaaaatctaattagTTTGATCCAAACCACCCTATCCACCCGGATCGACCCGACCCATCTTTCAAAATACCCAACCCATCCAAATAAAATATCCATTAcccatttcttttaaaaaaaataaaaaaattcacccAACATCATCCGTTCTTGGAGCTCTCTTGaagttcatcttcttcatcagaTTGTATACTCTCAGAAGGGGTATCAAAAGCATCAAAGGACTTGATGTACTTCCCATTTGGTTGGGGCTCTCGGATATGCCTTGGAATGAATGTTTCGATGATTCAAGGAAAGCTTGTTTTGGCTAAAATCTTACCGAACTACTCATTTGAGCTTTCCCCATCCTATGCTCATGGTCCAACAATGCCAGCTCTTGTTCTACAACCACAATATGGTGCTCCTATGATTGTTCCTTCTGGCCAGCCTTCCGTGGCAAATTCCACACTAATGGAGACAACAACACAAATCATGATGATAATGAGAGTGATATCCTGCAAAGCCTCCCAGAAAACTTAACAAAtctgatgaagaagatgaactcCAAGAACTGATGATGTTgggggattttttttttttcaaagaaatgGGTAATGGATATTTTATTTGGATGGGTTGGTATTTTGAAAGATGGGTCGGGTCGATTCGGGTGGATAGGATGGTTTGGGtcaaattaattagattttaattaattaaatttttaaccaATTACAACATGCCacgtaataaatgaaataattaaatatattgactTAATAATCTGTTAGCCAAAAGGGCAAAATAGGTCCTTAAAGGCCAAAAGATAAACGAGGGgtatttttatatcaattctaatactataagggtattttagacccttctccGTTATGAAAATTACTCATATAAGTATCCTCAGGGGCCCATCATACCTTAGACAAAAATTGTCCCAATAGCCTCAAGCTGATTATATCTAATGGAATTTATGGTAGTATCATGGTGATTTCAGTCAATTCATACTGAAAAGAGCTCAGCTGgctataatatatattatagtatAACGACGACATCTACTCTGAGTTAATACCAGTAACAGCAGAGCCTTCTATATCTCTAGAAATTTTACATTGAAACGGTAAGCCCAACAAGATTAATTTGAAGTGCCACCAAAAGGCTCAAAAACAGTGTTAAACCTCTGACCAGAAAAGAGAATCTATAAACTAAACAAAAGGTGACAATATAACAGAACCAAACCAATGCCTTGCATGGAAACCAAAGGTTAGATAAGTTGCAGAAAACACATAATGCAGGGTGCAGTAACCTTGAGCTGTTCAGCAGTTGCTCATGCTCTTCTCATCCAAAGTCGCAAATACGCTGCATCTAATAACCAATTTAATAGCAGTCAAGAGTCTTGCTTCGGAGATACTAAACGTAAACCTTGCTTTCCAAGTTCCAAGTTCTTCGTCTTCCCATCATCAAGAGCAACAGACACAACAGATGAGCCTTCAAAGACTTCTACGACAGTCCCTCTATGcctgaaaaagaaaacaaattgaaagATCAAACTAGCACGCCTCAAGGAAAGTGCGGTACAGATTTATATGAATGCTCTTCGGAACAATTTCATATTTAAGAATCAGCAAGGAAGCCACGCTAGTTAAACTTCCCAATCAAACTACTAACTATAGATAGACAATGAGTTCCTTTGATTTATCCTACTATACCTTAATTTCCAATGCAATTCACTAGCTCTAGCCTCTATTTATTGCCCTTCACTCATTGCTATCATGATTACTAATCCAGAATATCACAGCACTCATTTCCATTTAAGTTGCATAAATTTTAAGTATGCAGATTAGTCAGCTTCATGTAACAATAAACTTACCAGGTATTATCAAACGGATGATGAAATTCCACTCTCTTTCCTTTTGCATTTTGTCCCAACTTCTGCAATATCCAGTTATCATCCAAGAAGTCATCCATTGTATTGTCCCAAAATGAATTGGCGTCTCCGTCATGGCTTCTTTTTCCTAAGATACCAGAAGTCTTGAGTGGAAAATAAGGTCCAGATCCATCGGCAAATCTTCCACCAACTTTGGCAGGGAAATGAGTAGCTTCTGAGCTAACTTTCTTAATCTTTATTGAGTTACTTTCTTTTGACACAGAAACGAGAGCCAAAAGAAAAGTTActaatagaataataaaaatatgctccaaaaactaaaaaatacaaTCTTACCTTCTATCCCGGCcccaacataaaaaataaacaagttaCAACAGATCTTACCTGTTCCACCACCAAGTTTAGCTGCAGTGTCATTACTTTCTGAGTTTTCATTTTCTCTCAGCTGAGCCCGATCCTCATTACCTGATACACAAAGAACTGAAGAAGTACATACAAGAATATATTTCGATaaggtaaataattttattaacgTGAAATTCTTCCATATACAAGAGTTATATGAAATAGTAGAGAATCTTCACCATATAAGAACAGGAGTATAGagtattgaagttaattatTCTATCTCAAGAGATTTTGCTGACTTGATCAAGCAATCTAgatattgaattgaaagaaTTTTAGGGAACAAAAGATGCGAGAGTGCATCCAGAAGTcaaattataaatgaaaattagGAAACAACAGAAGTATTGCCACCTATCCATTTCGACAGTGTGTGTGGGTGGTgttaaaatcagaaaataataacaatatgcAGCATGAACTTTAATCAgtttaggtttttatttttattttttttagggtCATCAGCAGCTTTCGGACTCTTCAGCTGCAAGTACTCACACAGGAAAGAATCTGAATTATGCCAGAGTGTATCCATTAAGACATCAAAAGCAGTTTCAGCATCTTGAGACAAGGGAAGAAGTCTGTGAGTGAGATGAACATCAGTGCTACTCTTTTAAGATTTGTCAAgatcataaaaagaaaaatgttttgaaCTACTGGCATACACTTCTATcattgtttaattaatattaacattGAATTGTTAAACTTTGAGAAAGTGACTTGAAATCCCCCATTGCCTTACTTTCAAAGAATTTCCACTTAAGTCATGAAGaagcaaaaagaaagaaaaaaacaaactaaCATCAGGTAACTTGATGACCAAAGCACACATTCCAAATATGCAAATAAGCAGCTAATTATCCAAGGAAAGGAGAAGAAATATACAGCATCAGTTTTAAATCCACAAAATATTTCTTATGCATTACAAGAACGTACATGAAAGATACTTTTATAAGAATCACAGTACTTCAGGATATTCCTTAGCCAATTTATATGTCCTTTCTATATAACCAAGCATATTAGAGATACTTATGACTTCTACTAACAAAAAGAAACCCAAGAATCACAATATTTAATGATATTCCATAGCCAACTTATATGTCCTTTCTTTATAACCGAAAAATCCTCGAGGGCCAGTGACATAAGGTTCAAAACTGTGGGAATAATGAGCACACCCATCTACCCTTCTTCACTTAAATATCAGGATTTTGTTGGCAGAAGGGTTTCACCCATGACATGATCTTAATCCACATATCACGAGATGCTCTCTTACCACTACAACTTATACATGAATTCCTTACCAATCATAGTTGAAAATCTCGAAGAAATAATAATGCACAGAAGAAAACTATAATCATCTTTGTCAATGGCACAACC is part of the Solanum lycopersicum chromosome 1, SLM_r2.1 genome and harbors:
- the LOC138347208 gene encoding uncharacterized protein → MLGYIERTYKLAKEYPELLICIFGMCALVIKLPDNFTLIKLFTLSKYILVCTSSVLCVSGNEDRAQLRENENSESNDTAAKLGGGTESNSIKIKKVSSEATHFPAKVGGRFADGSGPYFPLKTSGILGKRSHDGDANSFWDNTMDDFLDDNWILQKLGQNAKGKRVEFHHPFDNTWHRGTVVEVFEGSSVVSVALDDGKTKNLELGKQGLRLVSPKQDS